One Acidimicrobiales bacterium genomic window, GTGGTTCCGCCGCCACCGCGGCGTCGACCTCGCGTGCTGACCCCGCTCCAGCAACGCGTCGCCCACATCGTCGCCGACCTTCCCGACGCCGAGGACTTCGTCCTCGCCGGCGGCGGTGCGCTGATCGCTCGGGGCGACGTCGACCGTACGACCCGTGACCTCGACTACTTCGCTACCCGCCCAGAGCGGGTCCTCGAGCTGCTCCCGCACCTGGTGGCCGCCCTCGAAGAGGCGGGACTTACGGTCGAGACGAACCGAGCTGTGGACGGCTTCGTCCGGCTGGTCGTCACCGACGGCGTAGCCGCCACCGACGTCGACCTCGCCAGCGACTACCGCCTGCTGCCGCCGGAGCCCAGCCCAGCGGGACGGGCGCTCGCCGCCGAGGAGCTGGCCGTCGACAAGGTCCTCGCGATCTTCGACCGGGGCGAGGGCCGCGACTTCGCCGACCTCGCCGCCGTCGTCGACCGCTGGGTCTCGACCACCTGCTCCGACGCGCAAAGGAGAAGGACGGCGGCTTCTCCACCGCCTTCTTCGTCGAGGCACTTGACCGCGCAGTGCGGCTCCGGGACGAGGACTTCCGTGTGCCGCTCGAGCGTGTGTCGGGGATCCGCGCAGCGATCGCCGGGTGGCGGCTCCATCTGGCTTCGCTACCCCGGGAGCGTCGTTCGGGCATGGACGAACTCGGCCGCTAGATCTGGGTGCTGCGCCACGGCGCGGGTACACCGCGACGCGCCCGACTCGACGGACCTGGTCCTCCCCCTCCCGCGAGCGGACCCTCGGGGCGGGCGCACGCAAGCTGCGATCGTGTGTCGAGGAGCGGCGCGCGACGACGGCAGGAAAGGGGAGCGAGCGGTTGGGCGTGCTCGCTCGCCGCCTACTCGTCGAGCCGGCGGTCTCGGCCCCGCCTCTCAGTCGCCCTTCACGCGGCCAGTTCGCCGTGCCCAGCGCTCGACGTCGGGCCAGGCCCAGAGGAACCCGAGCGCCGTCCGAGCGATCGGCTTCGGGAACTCGGGGTGGCGGCGGCGCCAGTCGTGCACGACCGTCGGCCGCTTCACGCCGAGTCGCTGCGCGATCTCCGTCGCGCTGACGATGTCGTCCACGTCGACCTTCCGTCCCACGAGCGGCGTCGGCTAGCAGGGATTGGTGAGAGTCGTCGCCGCTGGTACGGGTGTCGGGATGATTAGCTCCGCTGCTCGGCTACCGCACACGACGGCCAGTCTTACTCGCACGCCGGGCCGGACGCGAAGATGCCCGCCCAGGCTGGCGAGGTGGTAGATCGCGGCCTGGACGGGCAGCTTCGGCGCAGAATGCGACTGCCCGCTCGCCGACACCCCAGGAGGTGCCGACGATGGGACAGGCTACGGCCCAGCTCGGCAACGGTGGGAACGACGACCCGGCCGAGCACGCACGACAGACCGCACTCGACCTCACCCTGCCGGGCTGGACCGTGGAGGTAGTTGGCCTACTTGCTCGACGGCGACGAACCCGCACTGGTCGCCTTGGAACGATTGCTCGACGCCGCGCCCTGGCTCTACAACAAGGGGCGCGACTGGCTCGACCGGTAGCGTGGCGGACGTGGGTACCAAGCACCACCCGACGCCTGAGGAACGCGACGAGCGCGTCAAGGTCGACCTGGACCCGGCGACGTTCGTGCAAGGTGTGCTTGCGGCCGGTCCTCAGGACGAGGACGAGCCGAAGGACGACGAGCGCGATGGCCTGTTCTTGCTGCGGTGAGGAACGGGAACGGCTGGCGGCGTTGCACTGCCGGGATGATGTGCAGGTCTGCCAGGTGTGCGTCGGGTGGCTCCGTTCGCAGCTCGGCGGGGTTGAGTCGACACCCATTCTCCCGGTCGGTGACTTCGACGCCGCCGTCGCCTTCTACGAGGCGGCGGGGTTCGACGTGCGGCTCTACGAGGGCGGCGGGTTCGCGTTCGTGAGCCTCCACGACGACGACGTTTTCAACCTCGACCTGGCCGAGAACTTCGACCCGTTGGCGAACCGTGCCGGTTGCTACCTGACCGTCGGCGACGTGCAGGAGTGGCACACCCGCCTCACTGCAGCCGACGCCACTGTCACAGCGATCGAGGCCATGCCGTGGGGGATGCGGGAGTTCACCCTCACCGACCCTGACGGCAACCACCTTCGCTTCGGCGTGTCGACCGCCGACTAGTTGTACTCGGCCATGACGTTGGTGACGGGTTGTTGACGTAGGCGAAGACCTCCGGTGCAGCGGAGATAGCCGTCTTCACCTCCCGGAGGTCTTCGTGGGTCACGGTAACGCCCGTTTGACGTTCCATGGTCGCTGTCTGTTGGTGCGGCGGGTTCGCGAGGAGCTGATGCCGGTCGCTCATGTAGCCAGGGCCATGGGGATCTCCCGCCAGTGCGCTTCTCGGTGGGTCGGCCGTTATGACGCCGAGGGTGAGGCGGGGCTGGTGGTCCGGTCGTGAACCGTACGTCTGCTCAGAATTCTTAGCAAGGGTTCCGCCGGGCGGGCGCTGCCACCTGCCTACCGTCGTCGGTGGTGGGCCGCCGACTCGACGTAGACAAGCTGGTCGGCTCGGCCGAGATCGCGCAACGGCTCGGCGTTAAGAACCCGGAGCAGGTTCACCAGTGGCGCACGCGTCACCCCGACTTCCCGCAGCCCGTCACCCGCCTGCGTATCGGGCTGATCTGGTACTGGCCCGAGGTCGAACGGTGGGCGAAAGCGACCGGGCGGCTCCGGTAGGTCAGCCGACCGGGGCGCGCACCGTGCGCCAGGCGTCCACCGTCAGCTTGAGGATCACCGCCGTTATGGCAAGCCCGATGATCGGGTCGGCCACCGACACCCCCGCCGCCGCGGCTGCTGCGGTGAGCACGACCCCGAGCGACACGTACCCGTCGGCCCGGGCGTGGGCGCCGTCGGCCACCAACGCCGGGCTGTCCAGGCGCCTCCCGGCCCGGAGCCGGATGCGGGCGGCGACCTCATTCCCCACGAACCCGACCACCCCGGCGGCGGCCAGCGCGCCGAGGTTGTCCAGGTCGCGGGGGTCGAGCAGGCGGACCACCGCCTCGTACCCGGCGACCACGGCCGACACGAAGATCACCGCCACCACGACCAGCCCGGCGGCCCGCTCGCCTCGGGCGCTGCGCAGCAGGAACGCCGCCCCCAACGGCAGCGCCGTCAACGCGTCGCCGCCGTTGTGCACCAGGTCGGCCAGAAGCGCCACCGACCCGGAGGCCACGAACACGACCGCTTGCAGCACCGCGGTAACCGCCAGCACCGCCAGGCTGCACGCCACGGCCCGCACACCGGCACGGGAGCGGACGATGGACGGGTCCACCCGGCCGTGAGCGTGGTCATGCCCGCTGCCCATCCGGGCACCGTACCGGCCGGGCGGCATGGGGTAGAACAGGCCACGATGTGGCGTAGCCGCAGCCGACCGACCGCCGGAACGCGCCGCCTACCAGCGGCAACGCGTTTCGCAGAAGTCTCCTAGGAGAGCGGAGCGGCGCAGGTGGTCGCTGCGTCTACTCTTGCGCAACACTGGTAGAATGCCAACGTCGCCTACGCGACCGGATTGTGCGCCCGCCGCTCGGGCCACCTCGGGTTCCGCCTGGATCGGAGGTCGCGCCAGTGCGACGAGTGCTCAGGTGGTGGTGGAGAAGTCGCGTCGTCCGAGCGGGACGGCTCGAGGTCGTGGACGGAGACGGTCGGCCACGCGTGGTCGTCGGGGTGCTCGGCGCCGCCGGAGACGGCGGCCAGGTCGTCGGTGCGGAGTTGTTCGACGGTGCCGGTCGGTCCCGGGCGAGCCTTGTGCTCGACGACGGCGGGGTCGCCTCGTTGTCGTTCGCGGCGTCAGGCAACGAAGCGCTCGTGCTCGGCGCACGAGAGTGCCAGGGCGCCGACGACGGGCCGTTCGTCGTGCTGTGCGACGCGGACGGCCGGGTCTCGACGTCGGTTCGCGTCGAGGGTGGAGGTCAGTTGGTCGTCGGCGGAGCGGCCGAGCCTCCTAGTCGATGAGCTGCACTGGGCGCGAAGGCGCCCGGCTGGCGCTCGCCCGCTGCGACGTCATCGCGAGCGCCTCGTCGAGCGTCTCGAGGCGACGCCGAATGGTGTCGTGGTTCGTGGCTTCGGCGCCGCGCGACGGCGTCGCATCGCGGATGTTCCCCGTGTCGCTCGCGAGCGTCCCGTGCCGCCTCGCTCGGTCGACGGCCATGTCGCCGAGCGTCTCCTCCCAGAGGGAGCGGAGCCAGGGAACCGACGGGCGGGGTGGCAAGACGGCGAGGATCTCGGCCGGCGGGTCGGCCACTGCTGCACGAGCGACGCCGTTCGCCTTCCGGGCCTCGGCGTGTGCGAGCCGTCGGGACGCCCGCTCGTCGGCGTGTCGCTCCGCGCGTCGTCGCTCCGCGGCCAGCGCGGCGAGTGACCGACCTCGGCCGAGCAAGGCGGCGTCCAGTGCGTCTCCCGCGATGGTGTGACCGGTGGGCTCGCCCGCCGGGGCGCCGACGCGCGCGAGCTCGTCGAGGAGAGGATGTTCCGGCGCCCTCGGTAGGTGCGCCGAGTCCCGACGGTCGTCGGGTCGAACGGCGACGACGTGGTTGTGCCCCTGCCCGCGCGTGATGTCGACGTACAGCTCCCTTGCCGTCATGCCGGGTCCGACGGCGCTCGTCGACGTCGGGAATGTCGCGCCCTGGGCGGCGTAGGACGTGACTGCGTACGCGTGGTCGAGCGAGCGGACGGGCCGGCGAGCGGCTGGCGTCGCAGGGTCGAAGAAGCGGCGCGGTAGCTCGACGCGGCCGAGGTCCTCGAAGTCGACCACCAACGTGTCGTATCCCGGCTTTGGTTGGGTGCGCACGTCAACAACGACGCCACGCGAGCCGTTGCGCACGTAAGCCTGCGGGTGGCCCGCAGGGTGGAGGTCGCGCGCCGGCTGGCCGGCGACGACCTCGTCGCCGGCGCAGAACTGTCGGCCGTCGCTCGTCTGCACTCCGGCTCGACTGACCTCGCCGGTGGCCTGCAGGACGCGGTGTGCGAGTTCGTTCAGGATGCGGCGGGTGCGGTGGCGGCGGTCCACCATCGGGTGGTGGTGCCCTCGGTTCCGCTGTACGAACCAGCGAAGCACCATCGCCGAGTACAGGCGACGAACGTCGGGCGCGACCTCGATACGCTCCTCGCGCTCCATCGTTCGGAAGGCGTCCCGGATGCGCCCCTGCCGCACTGCTCTCGCGACCTCGAGGTCGACCTGGTCCCCGAGGCGTCGGTTCGCCGTGAGCTCTGGTGTGCCGGCTCGGGCTGCCAGTGCTGCGAACGTGCCGCCCGCGGCGACGGCGCCGTGCTGGGCCGGATCGCCGACGAGGCGAACGGTCGCGCCGGTCTGAGCGGCGATAGTGACGAGGCGGCCCAGGTCGCGATCCCCGATCGTCGTCGCTTCGTCGACGACGAGCACCGTCCGCTGGTCGAGGACCAGTCGCGTCGGGTCGGTCGTCGCTGCGAGGTACCAGGCGAGCGTCTCGGTCGGGACGCCCGTCGCCCGGCCCAGGCGTCTGGCTGCGTCGCCCTTGACGGCAGCGCCGAGGACGCGCAGCCCGGCCGAGGACCATACGTCGACCGCCGCCGACAGCGCGTAGGTCTTGCCCGTTCCCGGGTGGCCGATCGCGCACGAGAACTGGTGGTCGTCGCACACGAGTTCCGTCACCCACTCGCGCTGGTCGCTCGAGAGGTCTTGCCGCACGGCGAGGGCCTCCTCCACTTGGTCCCGCCCGAACCGGCGTCCGCCGTTCGACACGCGGTCGAAGGCGGCGTGGATGCTCGCCTGGACGGCGAGAAGGTCGACCGTGGTGAAGACCTCGTCGTCGGTGGGAGCGGCCGGATCCGACAGAAGAACGGTGTGGTCGGACGCCAGGAATCGGTCCGCCCATCGCTCCACCTCGGCGGCAGGCATCACGACGAGCTGCTCGCCGTCCGCTCCGTCGACGGACCAGTCGGCGATGGCGCGGATGACGTCGCCGCGACGGAACAAACCCTGTTCGGCCGTGACGCCGTCGGGGCCAGCCAGATAGGCGAAGAGGAGGTCTGCGATCCGGGTTGGCCGAGATCGTCGCTCGCCACCCCGTCCGAAGCACGCCTGCAGGGCGGCTCGGTCGAATCCTGTCGCCGTGGCGCGCTTCCACCATCCTTCCGTGAGTGCGGCGCGGGTCGTCGGCGTCTTCGCCGCTCGCGTCGTCTTCACGACGACGTCGATCTCGGTACCGGTGAGCGACCGGCCGAGCTGCTCCTCTAGGTCTGCCACGGCCTCGTCGATCTCGTTGCGACGCGTGGAGAACTCGGCGACGGTGGCCTCGGGGACGCCCTGGACCTCCCACGTCCCGTTCTTCGACCGCTGCCAGCGGACGCCGACGTCCCTCGACACTCGCCACCGCATCTCGGCAGTCGCGAGGGCGGCGGCAGCGGCCGCTTCTCGATACAGCCAGCGAGCGTCGAGCGCCTTGCCGACGCCATCCCGGTCGGTGACGGCGTTGGCGACCACGTTGTGCCGGTGGGGGGATGGGTCGAGTGCTCGGCTGGTGCCGTGGAGGAACGACGCAACGACCAGGCCCTCGGTGCCGACACGTTCCCCTCGGTGCCGGGCGAATGCAGCCTTGCGCTCGATGTAGTCCAGCGCCGTCGTGTTCGCAGCGTCGAGGGCAGCGAGCATCTTCTCGGCCTGCGCTCCCTCGGACAGCATCGTGACGATGGCGACCGACTTCTCAGTCGAGAGCGTGAGGTCGAAGCCGATCCGGGCCGTCGCACGCCGGCGGCGCCGCGCGAAGTCCGCGAGCGCCGCCCTCGTGACGCGGAGGCGACCGCTGCCACCAGTGCCTCTTGTGCACTCGAGCCACGCCCTGGCGTACGTCGCTCCACCGTCCTCCGTCGCCCCGATCTGCTCGTGCTCGCGAAGCCACGTACGGCAGCACCGGCGGAGGTAGCTCCGGTCGACCCCCAGCAGTCGAGCGGCTGCCGCGAGCCCGAGCTCGTCGCTCGGCGGACCGCTGGCTGCGACGGCGTCTGCGGACGGGCCGTCCTCGAGGAGCGCCTGGAAGCGCAGGATCTCGCTCGCGCGCACGCGCCTGCCCCCTCGACCGGGACACGCCTCGGTCGGTTCCGCTCGGAGCCACGTGGGTCTCGCTGGCGGGTCGGACACGAGCTCGTCGCCGGCGGCGACGAGCTCGGCGACTTGGCGCGCCGAACGCCCGACCAGGCGCGCGACGTCGTTGAGCGCGTACAGCGGCTCGCCGTCCTCGGCGATCGCCGCAGCCGTGCCGACCGCCAGCGACGTTCGGTCGGCACTGCCCGACGCGCCCAGCAGGCGAGCCCCGGTGTGCGGGTCGCGCCCCGACAGGACGCGCGCGAAGTCGAGAGGCTCCACGTGCCCGTCGAGGCCCAGGCGCCGAGCGCCATGACCCACCCACCGGCCGGGTCCCTCCATCGAGTCGGCGTAGTACGCCGTCATGTCTCCCTGTCCCGGCGGACCGAGGAGTTGCCGGGCGGTCGTCGGCGATCCCTGCAGGTACGCGACGGCGGCCGCCGCCGCACTGGCC contains:
- a CDS encoding VOC family protein; this translates as MACSCCGEERERLAALHCRDDVQVCQVCVGWLRSQLGGVESTPILPVGDFDAAVAFYEAAGFDVRLYEGGGFAFVSLHDDDVFNLDLAENFDPLANRAGCYLTVGDVQEWHTRLTAADATVTAIEAMPWGMREFTLTDPDGNHLRFGVSTAD
- a CDS encoding cation diffusion facilitator family transporter: MPPGRYGARMGSGHDHAHGRVDPSIVRSRAGVRAVACSLAVLAVTAVLQAVVFVASGSVALLADLVHNGGDALTALPLGAAFLLRSARGERAAGLVVVAVIFVSAVVAGYEAVVRLLDPRDLDNLGALAAAGVVGFVGNEVAARIRLRAGRRLDSPALVADGAHARADGYVSLGVVLTAAAAAAGVSVADPIIGLAITAVILKLTVDAWRTVRAPVG
- the mobF gene encoding MobF family relaxase, translating into MRLTVTPLGSNTGGPASAAAAAVAYLQGSPTTARQLLGPPGQGDMTAYYADSMEGPGRWVGHGARRLGLDGHVEPLDFARVLSGRDPHTGARLLGASGSADRTSLAVGTAAAIAEDGEPLYALNDVARLVGRSARQVAELVAAGDELVSDPPARPTWLRAEPTEACPGRGGRRVRASEILRFQALLEDGPSADAVAASGPPSDELGLAAAARLLGVDRSYLRRCCRTWLREHEQIGATEDGGATYARAWLECTRGTGGSGRLRVTRAALADFARRRRRATARIGFDLTLSTEKSVAIVTMLSEGAQAEKMLAALDAANTTALDYIERKAAFARHRGERVGTEGLVVASFLHGTSRALDPSPHRHNVVANAVTDRDGVGKALDARWLYREAAAAAALATAEMRWRVSRDVGVRWQRSKNGTWEVQGVPEATVAEFSTRRNEIDEAVADLEEQLGRSLTGTEIDVVVKTTRAAKTPTTRAALTEGWWKRATATGFDRAALQACFGRGGERRSRPTRIADLLFAYLAGPDGVTAEQGLFRRGDVIRAIADWSVDGADGEQLVVMPAAEVERWADRFLASDHTVLLSDPAAPTDDEVFTTVDLLAVQASIHAAFDRVSNGGRRFGRDQVEEALAVRQDLSSDQREWVTELVCDDHQFSCAIGHPGTGKTYALSAAVDVWSSAGLRVLGAAVKGDAARRLGRATGVPTETLAWYLAATTDPTRLVLDQRTVLVVDEATTIGDRDLGRLVTIAAQTGATVRLVGDPAQHGAVAAGGTFAALAARAGTPELTANRRLGDQVDLEVARAVRQGRIRDAFRTMEREERIEVAPDVRRLYSAMVLRWFVQRNRGHHHPMVDRRHRTRRILNELAHRVLQATGEVSRAGVQTSDGRQFCAGDEVVAGQPARDLHPAGHPQAYVRNGSRGVVVDVRTQPKPGYDTLVVDFEDLGRVELPRRFFDPATPAARRPVRSLDHAYAVTSYAAQGATFPTSTSAVGPGMTARELYVDITRGQGHNHVVAVRPDDRRDSAHLPRAPEHPLLDELARVGAPAGEPTGHTIAGDALDAALLGRGRSLAALAAERRRAERHADERASRRLAHAEARKANGVARAAVADPPAEILAVLPPRPSVPWLRSLWEETLGDMAVDRARRHGTLASDTGNIRDATPSRGAEATNHDTIRRRLETLDEALAMTSQRASASRAPSRPVQLID